In Mycoplasmopsis synoviae ATCC 25204, the sequence TATTTAGAGAAATTCCAGAGATTGCTAACGGCGATTTAATCATTAGAAACATTCAAAGAGTTCCAGGTGAAAGATCTAAAGTTGTAGTTTCACTAAATCCAGAAAAACAAAGTGCTCATACACACGATCTTTTAGGGGCTATGTTTGGTAACAAAGCTCAAAGAATTAACGATGTTTCAAAATCATTAAATAACGAAAAAATTGACGTTATTAGATTTGCAGAAAATCCAAAAGACTTTATTAGAAACGCAATGTCACCATGCCCTGTAGTTGATGTTGTTAAAAACAAAAAAGGATTCTATGTTATAGTTCGCCCTGAAGATGTATCACTAGCTATAGGATCAAATGGTGTTAACGTTTCACTAGCAAGTAAAGTAACTAATAATAAAATCGATGTTTTAAGCACCGAACAAGCTTTCCAAGAAAAAATTTACTTCCAAGATAATTACGTTCCAGTTCACTACACACCAAGAGAAAGAAATAAAAACAATTTCAAAAAACAAGCTAGAGAAAGGGCTTCTTTTGGTTTTGACTTTGGAATTGAAGAATTTTCAAAAGACGTTGCCAACTTTATTTCTAAAGTAGAACTTGAAGATTTACTAAAAGAAGATAAGGCGCAAGAAGCTAAGCAAGCAGAAGTTGCTAAACCCGCTACAGCTACTAGCGTTAAAAAACCTGCTAAATCTACAAAACTTAAAACCGAAGCAGTTGACTTTAATGCTTACTTTGATGAAACCAATTTAAAAGCTGGCGCACTTTCTGATGAATATTCTTTTGTTAATAAACTTGATGAATATCAACAATTTGAAAATGAATTTTCAGGTCAAAGCGTAGAAGAAGAAATTAAAGAAACTCAAAAACAAAAAGTTAAAAAAGAAAAAATATCAGCATTTTCTAAGAACTTTAAAATTGATGAGGATCTATTAAGTTATGGATTATCTAAAGATTTAGATTTAAGTGATTTAGATGATGAAAAATGAAAAAAATAACATTACAAGAAAGTGCATTGTCACTTCCTTGATTTTACCTGTTGAAAAATTAACTAGATTCAGTTTTAATAAAACAACTAAAGAATTAAAATTAGATATAGATAAAAATCTAAAAAGTAGAGGCGCTTATTTTTTAAAAAATAAAGACAATTGAGAAATTTTAAAAAAAAGAAGACTTCTTAACAAAACATTTAAATATAACTTTACCATTGACATTTACAACGATATAGAAAAAGCTTTATGAGGTACCTATGAGCAAGAAAAAAACAAATAGAAAAAATAATATTGATGACATTAAAAATCAATTACAAAATGCTAAAACAGAATTAAAAAACGGAACTTTCTTTTTTACAGGAAAAATGTCAATTTTTGAATTTGCTAACAAAACAAATTTAAATGCAAATGAAATTGTTAAAAACTTTTTTCTAGCTGGTAAGTTATATAACATCAATCACATTCTTGAAGAAGAAGAAATTGCTCAACTTTGTATTGAAAACAATTTTGAATTTTCAAAAGAAACCAAAATTGATGGAACCAACTTTTTAGATGAAATCTCTTTTGAAGATAAACCAGAAGATTTAATTAAAAGAGCGCCAATTATTACCATTATGGGTCACGTTGACCATGGTAAAACTAGTTTGATAGACAAAATTAGAAATTCTAATATTACTAAGTCAGAAAGCAGCGGAATTACTCAACATACTGGTGCTTATCAAATAGTTCACAAAAACCAAAAAATAACCTTCATCGATACTCCTGGTCATGAAGCTTTTTCGGCCATGAGAGCTCGTGGTGCTAATGTTACCGATATTGTCGTTTTAGTAGTAGCTGCCGACGATGGGGTTATGCCTCAAACCGTTGAAGCGATAAAACACTGTAAAAATGCAAACGTTCCAATTATTGTTTTT encodes:
- a CDS encoding YlxR family protein, with the protein product MKNEKNNITRKCIVTSLILPVEKLTRFSFNKTTKELKLDIDKNLKSRGAYFLKNKDNWEILKKRRLLNKTFKYNFTIDIYNDIEKALWGTYEQEKNK
- the nusA gene encoding transcription termination/antitermination protein NusA, which produces MAKKKEKDTFKNASNSKKWFLLLNSFSKNKEISNDEFIAMSQEVINHIINRKLDPEAEVVFSVDNEKEEILLLNKNTEVVEDSEAAMYDELLGISYIGLLKAKEVNKNAKVGDLISYPIEFNSFDQKNLVAMRNGFSAAIAEKAKNRLFAKYHPLIGSKLMVQIASKHENGGFFLKLEDGTSAYLPKNSIIKSVELNPGQKFDVFLNSVNIDAKGLYLEVTMTSPEQVRDVLFREIPEIANGDLIIRNIQRVPGERSKVVVSLNPEKQSAHTHDLLGAMFGNKAQRINDVSKSLNNEKIDVIRFAENPKDFIRNAMSPCPVVDVVKNKKGFYVIVRPEDVSLAIGSNGVNVSLASKVTNNKIDVLSTEQAFQEKIYFQDNYVPVHYTPRERNKNNFKKQARERASFGFDFGIEEFSKDVANFISKVELEDLLKEDKAQEAKQAEVAKPATATSVKKPAKSTKLKTEAVDFNAYFDETNLKAGALSDEYSFVNKLDEYQQFENEFSGQSVEEEIKETQKQKVKKEKISAFSKNFKIDEDLLSYGLSKDLDLSDLDDEKWKK